Within Cydia fagiglandana chromosome 1, ilCydFagi1.1, whole genome shotgun sequence, the genomic segment TGAGAGATTGGATAAAGTTCCCAATGTGAAATGAGCGTACCTGGGCCGCCCAGCAAGTGGACGTCCTGTCGGACGCCCCAGGTATCACTGGGGCGTCATGGTGGAGGCGGGCGGATCTGCGCGAACTTCCAGTCAACAACTGGCGAAAGGTAGCACAGGACcaagaaaagtggcgctgtcttgtgtcggatgCCAAGTCTCTTTTGGGTCGCTGAACCAACGGagtattaagtttttttttaaagtaatttaaCGCCTGTGATTTTCGACGAGCAATGAGATGAAACTGACATTTGTCGGCCAATTAGCTATTTTAACTGATTTATGTAGTCTAGTCTTTAACAGTACGATAAGTAGGACATTTGATCTTAACACGGTCTTAGATAACCCCGCTTTGCTTTATCGTtcaaaatgtaagtacctacttacatattgCATCAACAAGTAAGTAGTTGTTAAGTCTTAAGTGTGATTTACTtgattttacttttattaaagttaTCTAATAACAAATtagttttattcataaaacgcGTATACTGGAACTGTTCGGACGTCTAAATTGAATTATACAAATAGAATTAACGTTAAACATTTTCGTTTTGACACCATATCTTACACATTTTGCAACTTTTCATTACTTGATACATGATTATTTTGGCTGTAGAAAGCGCAAGCGAGGCTTTCGTTTTCTTTACTTTTAGTGATCAAGAAACAAAATATTGAACAATGAGTGATAAAAAAGTAAAACCGAACCTGTTGAAAGCCGAACTCCGCCTGGATGTGGATGCGCGACTCGCGGCGATGACGGATGAGGACCGGGATCGGCAGTCGGAAATCATTTTGAGCAAAGTGAGTGAGTGATTTGATATCTGTTTTTGTTGCATAGTTTATTAGTGAATGTGTTATTAAGTACCTAACGTGTCTGAATGAGAATTAATGATCACAAAAcgtattaacataggtataataGTAAATATTCCTAACAAACCTACCTTAGAGCTAGAGGTAAATAATTATTGCTTGGAACAGGCATGGATCATGGAAAATTGAATGGCATACCATTCCCTTacagctagggttgccagatcgaaaggcactattatcgggaaacaatatcaatttttcgggattttgggacttaagtcggaaaaaaaaacattcaaattaaaataattgtattaaaaacaacgatcttttacattattggcactacgtcagctcgctcgctcgacgacagtttggaacttgaaattattgttttataacgtgaagctgtttttcgggacagtttacactttgtcgggaatcgggaacacatgctgaaaatcgggagaatcccgccaaatcccgaccatctggcaaccctacttaCAGCCTTAGAACTTATAGTTAAGGCATAGTTCATCAATCATTATAGGATTCTATTGTAATTATTACTTTAAATAACCGTCATTATTAGATACCAACATGTTTAAGACAgactttatttcatatttatttaagtatttctgCATGTAGGTATATTCTCTGAAAATATccgttaaataataaatatgttagtCTGCCAGCTTTCATTAATTCTCAAAGTACATACCTATAACTTCGTCCACTTCTATTAATTTCAGATATTCGCACACCCAAAATACAAATCAGCAAAAAGAATATCCCTATTCCTGAGTCTGCCGACCGAAGTCCCAACCGAACCGATCCTCAACGACATTCTGGCGCGAGGAGATGCAGCATTTGTGCCGCAGTACTCACGGGGACAGATGAGAATGTTGAGGGTTCTGCCAGGGGATTTGGAGCTCATGGTTGAGACTAGTTGGAAGATTAAGCAGCATAGGAAGGATGCGGATAGAGAGGATGCTATGGAGAACggtaaaatatactttattagACTTAAATATGACTTAGCTTTAGTACTGCAGTATTATTGGGGACAGATGACGTTGACAGTTCTGCCAGGGGATTTGGAGCTCATGGTTGACTAGTTGGAAGACTTGGAAGTGTTGGAAGATTAAGCAGCATAGGAATAATGCGAATAGGGAAGATGCTATggagaatcatcatcatcatcatctcagccataaaacgtccactgctgaacataggcctccccattttttggggggtgaatgctataatcgccacgcttggcaggcggagAATGGtaagatataataatatgtatgtatagtaacagcaccagtcatgggacatttaagaggaaatttggagtatttatgatatttccctgataaatgtaaatggtctaccgcttatcgtgttaaaagatgaaagtcctatccgtctttcatgttttaggcgtgttgtatcaaagatactgcaatgagtttccacatacttaacaaattaaaactatgtcttttttctccagtcatggacaccaaagctccagtaatgggcccccggtaatggacgtggatccagtaatgggccccctataatggacattgctctatcagtataaaatattgaaatggggaataagttatggcaaaaaaatcaatttttggtataagcttttatcgctgaatgtatttttctttccacagccaattattattgtattagatcgatcgagacaattctaatatacccaaacacaattagttagggtttattgcgataaagttcacatggccacctcctgtctccatcatcagatcaggtccatgttatcataatatcggggggcacggcagtgcccccgccaagtcgttGCATTAttatccgatttgcatacttaattacgtacttacacaaaattttaactgaatcggaaatcgaaaagtggctaaaattcagctaccaagatttgacccacactaactaacagggcaagttaaataaaagtttggaaaacgatattaatttatatgaagtccgagaatacctcctgattgacatattttgtaactacattttacttctgtattgtttaaacatgaaattatggcatggcaagcatcatcatgtaaattgtcccatcataggaggtatgcagttttacagctcctataatgggattgggccaaataccactattttttttacatctgtggagtcacaacatagtgtgttgtataccttatctcatggtaaatgcaattaagaaaacacattctagttttcatcaagtattaattaattaaaatttaataaattaactcacctctcttagcgaagttgttaagaattcgtagtcgtattttttttcagtgacacggcaacttttgggttgacgcacatttcttaaaaaataaccgaatttaataaaaattgaaacataaacagctctaggactcttatttatgataaaaatatgtccagtgtttataaactacttttagatacttattttagaggaattgtggttttttgtcccattactggttccacgtccattacagggtccactactatatatgCTTATTAAGAGTCACGCGAAGGTTCATACCGCCGCCTAATTTTATATACAAAAATTCTACTCCCTCTCTAGTTtatgtgtacctacctactgcttGAAAATGGAGACGGAGGAGATAGGTATGGTTGTGTAGTGTAGGAGATAGGCTTGACAAGTTCGCGTGACTCTTAAGCTCGGTTTTTCTTGTATAagtacaaaaaaaccgggcaagtgcgagtcggactcgcgcacgaagggttccgtaccataaagataaaaaacggaaaaaaatgcaaaaagaaaacggtcacccatctaagtactgaccacgcccgacgttgattaactttggtcaaaaatcacgtttgctgtatggggagccccacttaaatctttattttattctgtttttagtatttgttgttatagcggcaacagtatttctgttgccgtcatctgtgaaaatttcaactgtctagctatcacggttcgtgagatacagcctggtgacagacagacggacagcgaagtcttagtaatagggtcccgttttaccctttgggtacggaaccctaaaaatgacagtTCGATTGACGGTATCACGAGAAGTTGTGTTGCCGATGTTATTTATAACATGTAATACAGATTATTTTTACAGACCACTCCTACAGAAATTAAATAGCAAACCAAGAAATTTGTGTGTTATAAAGTGTCCATGGGCGATGGTATGGGCATGGCTCACTCGGTGGCAAAAGTTGTCCCCTTGCCCCCTTTGCCTTGccaactttgcccccttataaaacaaataactatttccccTTTCAGGATTAGACCTAGTAATAGCCCCCGGGGCCGCATTCACGCGCGACGGCTGGCGCTGCGGGCACGGCGGCGGTTACTACGACCGGTACCTCACCGCGCTGCGCGAGCGACACGCAGACCGCGACCTCTACGTGCTAGCCGTGGGGTTTGACCAGCAGATATACCCTGAGATACCTGTTGATATCAGTGATGTGAAAGTTGATGAGGTTTTGACGGCTGAATAAATTGAATTTTGATTGGAAGCAGTTTTTATACACTttaaccccttattcataaacgtctactaaagttgaccagccgataataatcgtttgtcccatTCCGTCTTACCAATACGTCGAAAAGGGAAAAACGATTATCATCGGCTTGTCAACGTTAgttagacgtttatgaataagggggttttATTTTGGCTTCACCGCGTATATTTGTACATAGGTAAGTATACATATTAATTTAGCATACCTCCGTATATCTGatgatattgcaatattatgctaacatggagctgatctgatgatgtacTCGGAAGATAACAAAAGGAACTCTTCAATAGGAAAACATAAACACATAGTAATGGaaaaacaaatacataaaaaataaaaacttcaaGTTATTAAATAGGTAGTGCGGATCCTTAGCTCGATTTAATATGGATGGATGGTCCCATCCGGCAGAATGCAATTAACTTGGCATACACATAGCTTTTACGAATAAAATAAGGTTTagtcacaaaataaaaacaagttcaAAGTTTGTCCTTGCAAGGGCATTTTTTAGCACggggtcgtttctcaaaaagttggcaccgccaggttaacgtttacgtttttcaaaaattttgcatttttgcattttattttattgggatccttaaaaggcaacttaaactattagaaaatgtggaagggaagcaattccttcaattagtttagaagatataggcgtttgaaattcaggtgaatgatatcaaggacaggtgaaagatattttgtctccaggttatcgatagtagaagcaggttatcgagaaataagtacaaattccaatgaaaatattgacaggttatcaagaggcgtcattaacctgtgtccgttgccgttaacctggtttcttgttaTCTTTCACCTGTAataagtgtcatccacctgtccaccacatcattttcaatgccttctaaaaataatcgaaaaatgtgtcatcttcgataaaaagggaccttattgtccaccacgatgattaaaattttgaattCTTACCCActtcaccttcgattcgattcctaatttaacaacaagtttctgtgaacaagtaaacattcaatcttgctgtatattcaccctggcagtacctagtagaactcaggtttggtgcaacatagacacacgctgttttggtcatccaacacgtcttgatgagcacttggaagtgcagtaccaaagatagagctgatgctgaaccctcgcagtacctactggaactcaggtttgatgcaacatagacacacgctgttttggtcaatcgacacgtcttgatgaggacttgggagggcagtacccaagatagagctgatgctgaaccctcgcagcacctagtggaactcaggtttggtgcaacatagacacacgctgttttagtCATCccacacgtcttgatgagcacttggaaaagtggtacccaagatagagctgatgctgaaccctcgcagtacctagtggaactcaggtttggtgcaacatgccccagtgtctatgttgcaccaaacctgagttccactaggtgctgcgagggttcagcatcagctctatcttgggtactgctctcccaagtgctcatcaagatgtgtcgaatgaccaaaacagcatgtgtctatgttgcatcaaacctgagttccagtaagtactgcgagggttcatcatcagctctatcttgggtactggtctcccaagtcctcatcaagacgtgtcgaatgaccgaAACAGCATGtctctatgttgcatcaaacctgagttccagtaggtactgcgtgggttcatcatcagatctatcttgggtactgctctcccaagtgctcatcaagacgtatcgaatgaccaaaacagcgtgtgtctatgttgcaccaaacctgagttccactaggtactgcgagggttcagcatcagctctatcttgggtactgctcttccaagtgctcatcaagacgtgtcgaatgaccaaaacagcatgtctctatgttgcatcaaacctgagttccagtaggtactgcgagggttcatcatcagatctatcttgggtactgctctcccaagtgctcatcaagacgtatcgaatgaccaaaacagcgtgtgtctatgttgcaccaaacctgagttccactaggtactgcgagggttcagcatcagctctatcatgggtaccacttttccaagtgctcatcaagacgtgttggatgaccaaaacagccccagtcccaatccaagtcgaAATCttaatcgccaaacgtgtactatgcgttgttgaagagttctgttctgattatcatcagcagttccacttcatcaaatgcgacagtttttaatgaaaatgcttgattttctgatgaaaatccaaaagtcactatacgcatgcctttaagatttgaggagttccctcgattcctcatggatcccatcatcagaactcgagattgacaaaaatgtggcttaaaaacttaacttgcttaacaaacataacgaagaggacaaatcgccaaacgtgaactatgcgtcgttgaagagttccgttctgatctttatcagcagttccacttcatcaaatgtcacttttgtgaatgtataagcttgatttgtaaataaaaacacaaaaatcactatatatatgcctttaagatttgaggagttccctcgattcttcatggatcccatcatcagaactgggttttgacaaaaacgggaccaatctgtatgcatatacatacaatgaaaaaaaaatttctaaATCGGTCAGGTAAACAAAAGTTAAGCATTAAGTTTTcagattatcatcatcattcgcttgcccttgccCCATCCATTTGGGGTcgacgcagcatgtctttttcttttcatccatacctctctctctcgcccgtcatctcatcacacaataaacaaaatgagcatgttttcacctttttacaaaacattttaatatatgtctaaaactaaaaaccctcataaggtaccttttcccgtgggacgtcacaaatctagtttgagtatatgtaacgtggattttaaatagttatcgatcacctgtcatatggcaggtgaatgacgcttcattcacctgccattgcatcgttcacctgacttttttggacaggttaacgagacttaagacaaaagtgcacaaatttcaataatatgcagctttaacggacaggatagtttttattcctaaattaacacacaaaagcgatataaccgctatataattatatagttacgagtattagttgtggtatcagtgacattaacctgccgcaaaatctcatccacctggcagttttagccaggtggacgatatgcaggtgatggggaaaatggcagttatatcgcgaatacacaaaatgtattagcttgatgaactccatatttaggcatataaaactaaactattgtttacgttacatatcttgatagtaatgctataggttacataattagcaagatatcgacgccaggataaagagtacttacccattacaaactccaatttccgatactttatcgtttgtgttttatttgcgaagcacaataaccacgtcttcgtcctaccaggtgatagctgatgagtgacggcttcggctcgtgcggagtgagacgggataggtgcggtgggggttatacaatcgtcgtgaacgtgacgcgccaggtgactgttaagaattgccttggacaaactttgaagccgaataacttaaaatatatgtataatattgttatgctataataatactttaaaagttaaggatatatgttaataaaatacggtaataacgttaaattaagttaatcatttgtgtggttttcatagctcggaacatcagtacctcgcgttgggacacggcaggttaacggataaacgtagttacaatatttttttttgtaatcaatatttattaaatctttttcaaagtattaggcctctgtgtaaaaagtctctctaaatatgtgttaaaattttatatataaaaaaaatacataatgaaaaaaaagttctaacataaacctatttacaggtggcggtgccaactttttgagaaacgaccacgggcatttttttgtaacaaaaatTTATATGTGCATATGTGCACGATGATTCATCAGATGTGATCAGAAAGAAAATGCAATGATTATTTTCGGAACTTTGTGTTAAAGTTATTACTTAGATCGAAAATGTATTATGTTTACCTAATCATGTTTTAAATTACTAATAGGATTAGgtaatttaggtatttattttacaaggatacccgagcaagcgaatgattacaaaattgaaccacgagcggttcgaaaagtggaatcttgagggTTGCGAGGGTTGCAAGGCACGTGGGTTAAacaaattgcaatattttaccATCCCAACGGGAGGAACATTtagtactgtaaaacgtaatcaaatccaaattaacgCTATTCAATATTTTATCAGTGAAAATCATCAACGTACCTACcttagttttaaataaataaataaatcttctaATAGTTTGATAAAAACTACCTTTTCAGGTACCTTgttataaaatagttatttaagcacttttcgtgcatatgtaaaaagtttaaagggccaatGTACTGTAAaccgttgtacgatacacgtgcgaataggtaatttccTCATTTCCGCACTTatcataaataactatttttggaaACAGAAAACTAAAGAAACCCTTGGCCCAACCAATTATGCAAAACTGGTTGCAAGCCGATACTGACGATAATTATCAAGGAAAATGCAGTTGGTTGTTTAttcatgtatttattttttaccctCGTGGCTCAAACCTGTTGTTTCAAGTATTTACGAACACAAGCGTAAGCAAAAGCCTTATACGGAGTGCCTCCGATCTTGGagcttttaattttaatgcaaggTCTGGACTAGGtggaattttttttaaatatttttgttatgttaagtCTTACGGACTCTCcgccaaaaagccgctcccatataATCGAAGTTACGCTCTCGTCGTGTCGTTACGTAGCAAATAGAAAATGTTTACACACTATTTTTATCAACAAAAacttttataagtacctatacacaGTGgctaaaaaaagttttggaattatgtatactatacttaggccaagaaataagaagttataga encodes:
- the LOC134670189 gene encoding 5-formyltetrahydrofolate cyclo-ligase-like, with amino-acid sequence MSDKKVKPNLLKAELRLDVDARLAAMTDEDRDRQSEIILSKIFAHPKYKSAKRISLFLSLPTEVPTEPILNDILARGDAAFVPQYSRGQMRMLRVLPGDLELMVETSWKIKQHRKDADREDAMENGLDLVIAPGAAFTRDGWRCGHGGGYYDRYLTALRERHADRDLYVLAVGFDQQIYPEIPVDISDVKVDEVLTAE